Proteins encoded by one window of Leishmania major strain Friedlin complete genome, chromosome 9:
- a CDS encoding putative ATP-dependent DNA helicase — translation MDESQIRAATYPADAALILQAGAGSGKTQTMAARIAYLLQSGVPGHSILGICFTRQAAETLRGRVRSTLPPTLTREAHALKLKTFHAFGLECLRRFGALQADTHVLDARQQHQLARRVVDTYAQREKSSEAVTDLVDYVNRVKTMRMPPIPQLDPALQDAYLFPYYQKALHEEHNAVDFGDLQQMFYDLIRPVPATALTASQGCGGGLDEQQPSQGEHQPPQQQQQGGMVPSDVCTALRAEYTHFVVDEFQDFNEIQVELLALLAGDACHVTCVGDPNQCIYTWRGAMPNVFGVWKKRFPQTAMLTLAVNYRSDGPIVEAANRVVKATQMAHHHREERAVTLVQCASEDDELQAVPLVIEHVLRRRDAHLGYGDIAILCRSRRRVQLYCDVLQSQRIPVRQLRGMSVDHLASMRSLLAFLRLCVSPHGPEGDANVRTVLNTAPLHRLSPGAAKKFLLSLDSVCQARRATEAARIRSWRHTIHVDNSSEVGADNGGAQGSRSEGLQPGAARTSVIGGGCPTATTPGVHPESHSFFAVLQELVYHNFSHALFPKLEVSKKNQKNIRSVVRIVVHAKELLAQPSCDVEQVLRYVLREGGYEGESMAAVAARTVTPSATTRGTKRARNSAEGWGSDRCVDEASGRSSASAYQPRVGALLMERCASQHNQQQQRYTSSSAPASCSSAGGGDSRWDRWHHGSRRSGAASGSDGAGDEDVLPPEEEAAVWQEQRMNLSELVLHTYHSVQEALEREVTHELDKEGGGGEGRGEEASSRSRPSQASGNHSNSRSRLFSKATAADDSVSNFSAGSTTTTMTVMQALRPPAVVLHRVLDEFVSLVSSDDYGPMREIGNADDAAGAAAGADTAGNGGRLPTSTSPHWIGEVTVGTVHRAKGMEWPAVLLPGCWVGEYPVRPRDEEKRVFYVGMSRAMKHLVCFTAAAREGRPGSGQAVTAASVVDLPAQHSQSGTLEPTPYLAALGDTLERVNYADLKTAYLTEQGYL, via the coding sequence ATGGACGAGTCGCAAATACGCGCTGCCACGTACCCggcggacgccgcgctgaTACTGCaggccggcgccggcagtgGAAAAACCCAGACGATGGCGGCACGCATCGCCTACCTCCTCCAGAGCGGTGTGCCGGGACACTCCATCCTCGGCATCTGCTTCACGCGTCAAGCAGCGGAGACGCTGCGGGGGCGAGTGCGGTCTACCCTTCCCCCCACGCTCACCCGCGAGGCGCACGCCTTGAAGCTCAAGACTTTTCACGCCTTCGGGCTCGAGTGCTTGCGTCGCTTTGGTGCCCTCCAGGCCGACACGCACGTCCTCgatgcgcggcagcagcaccaactTGCCCGCCGTGTTGTCGACACGTACGCGCAACGTGAAAAGAGCAGCGAGGCCGTGACGGACCTGGTCGACTACGTGAATCGGGTGAAGACGATGAGGATGCCGCCGATTCCTCAGTTGGACCCTGCCCTGCAGGATGCATACCTCTTCCCCTACTACCAAAAGGCTCTGCATGAGGAGCACAACGCCGTGGACTTTGGAGACTTGCAGCAGATGTTTTACGACCTGATCCGACCCGTCCCCGCTACCGCACTGACAGCCTCGCAAGGTTGTGGCGGGGGGCTGgacgagcagcagccctcACAGGGCGAACACCAACCcccgcaacagcagcaacagggAGGGATGGTCCCATCCGATGTGTGCACCGCGCTGCGTGCCGAGTACACACACTTCGTCGTCGACGAGTTCCAGGACTTCAATGAGATTcaggtggagctgctggcgctgctggctggCGACGCGTGTCACGTGACCTGCGTGGGAGACCCGAACCAGTGCATCTACACCTGGCGCGGCGCCATGCCGAACGTCTTCGGGGTGTGGAAGAAGCGTTTTCCTCAGACAGCAATGCTGACGCTGGCGGTGAACTACCGCAGCGACGGGCCCATTGTCGAAGCGGCCAATCGCGTGGTGAAGGCAACGCAGATGGCACACCACCATCGCGAGGAGCGCGCCGTGACGCTCGTGCAGTGCGCCAGCGAGGATGATgagctgcaggcggtgcCACTGGTGATCGAGCACGTGCTACGCCGTCGCGATGCCCATCTTGGCTACGGTGACATCGCCATTCTCTGTCGCTCCCGTCGGCGGGTGCAACTCTACTGCGATGTTCTGCAGTCGCAGCGCATTCCAGTGCGGCAGCTGAGGGGGATGTCGGTTGACCATCTCGCAAGCATGCGCTCGCTGCTTGCGTTTCTGCGACTGTGTGTGTCGCCGCATGGCCCGGAAGGTGACGCAAACGTGCGCACAGTCCTGAATACCGCCCCGCTGCATCGACTATCGCCCGGGGCGGCCAAGAAATTTCTCCTGTCGCTTGATTCGGTCTGTCAGGCACGGCGCGCGACGGAAGCAGCACGGATACGGTCGTGGCGCCACACCATCCACGTGGATAACAGCAGCGAGGTTGGCGCAGATAACGGAGGCGCACAGGGGTCGCGAAGTGAGGGCTTGCAGCCCGGCGCTGCGCGTACCTCGGTCATCGGCGGTGGTtgccccaccgccaccacgcctGGAGTCCACCCCGAGTCGCACTCCTTCTTTGCCGTTTTACAGGAGCTCGTGTACCACAACTTTTCCCATGCGCTCTTCCCCAAGCTGGAGGTATCCAAGAAGAACCAGAAGAACATCCGCAGCGTGGTGCGCATCGTGGTGCATGCCAAGGAGCTGCTTGCGCAGCCGTCTTGCGACGTCGAGCAAGTCCTTCGATACGTCCTGCGCGAAGGTGGATACGAGGGTGAAAGCATGGCCGCGGTAGCCGCTCGCACGGTCACCCCCTCAGCAACCACGAGGGGGACGAAGCGAGCGCGTAACTCTGCCGAGGGCTGGGGTAGTGACCGCTGTGTTGACGAGGCGTCcgggcgaagcagcgcttcGGCGTACCAGCCTCGCGTTGGCGCCCTTCTCATGGAGCGATGCGCCTCGCAGCACAatcaacagcagcagcgctatacctcctcctccgcccccgcctcctgcagcagcgccggtggaGGCGACAGTAGGTGGGATCGGTGGCACCATGGCAGCCGGCGATCAGGTGCCGCATCCGGCAGTGACGGCGCAGGCGATGAGGACGTTTTGCCccccgaggaggaggcggcggtgtggcaggagcagcgcatGAACCTGTCCGAGTTGGTGCTGCACACGTACCACTccgtgcaggaggcgctggagcgtGAGGTGACGCATGAGCTAGATAaggaaggcggcggtggtgagggtagaggggaggaggcgtcgTCGCGGTCTCGCCCGTCCCAGGCAAGCGGCAACCACAGCAACAGTCGATCGCGGCTGTTTTCCAAGGCAACCGCTGCCGACGACTCGGTCAGCAACTTCAGTGCCgggagcaccaccaccactatGACGGTCATGCAGGCTCTGCGCCCACccgccgtggtgctgcaTCGCGTGCTGGACGAGTTTGTGTCGCTCGTGTCCTCGGACGACTACGGCCCCATGCGGGAGATCGGGAACGCGgacgacgctgccggagcAGCCGCGGGGGCGGACACGGCTGGTAACGGCGGTCGCCTCCCTACCAGTACCTCGCCACACTGGATCGGAGAGGTCACGGTCGGCACTGTGCACCGCGCGAAGGGCATGGAGTggccggcggtgctgctgcccgggTGCTGGGTCGGCGAGTACCCGGTGCGGCCACGCGACGAAGAAAAGCGCGTCTTTTACGTGGGCATGAGTCGAGCCATGAAGCACCTGGTATGcttcaccgcagcagcgcgcgaggGCAGGCCTGGCAGCGGCCAGGCGGTAACCGCGGCAAGCGTGGTCGACCTGCCCGCGCAGCACTCACAAAGCGGAACGCTGGAGCCGACGCCGTACCTGGCCGCCCTCGGCGACACGCTGGAGCGGGTCAACTACGCCGACCTCAAGACAGCGTATCTGACGGAGCAAGGGTACCTTTAA
- a CDS encoding putative serine peptidase family S51, peptidase E, whose amino-acid sequence MSAPHLNSVRACLAGSGHDAFSEPVTIDHLLSLVATPKTGVVSVAYVGTATYDLAESQTEQTSLLLQRGWTVRPIQVADPAVKAVNDSDVHFIQTAADIVLVSGGNTLYAVRRWEETGLAQLLKDAAARQVVLAGGSAGAICWFTSGHSDSADPATYLQPSLKRAALKMGLIPQDQISKTEAELADLSTSWSYIRVRGLNILPGMLCPHFDVTQGNGVRREEDFTKMLKRHPTERGIGVDNWALLILKGDGTYESAALPGKTRVATPGNASPTATVPGIFVLDVVDGAIQQRRVPTTGQLSDLLREPAGPAVLDPFERFHAMENPTSSSGSLMQR is encoded by the coding sequence ATGAGCGCACCGCACTTGAATTCCGTTCGCGCCTGCTTGGCTGGCTCCGGCCACGACGCCTTCAGTGAGCCTGTCACGATCGACCACCTCCTCTCACTCGTGGCGACACCCAAGACCGGGGTGGTGAGTGTCGCCTACGTTGGTACCGCCACCTACGACCTCGCAGAGAGCCAGACGGAGCAGACATCCCTGCTACTGCAACGCGGCTGGACGGTTCGACCGATCCAAGTTGCTGACCCTGCCGTGAAGGCGGTCAACGACAGCGATGTGCATTTTATTCAAACCGCGGCCGATATCGTACTCGTCTCGGGCGGCAACACACTCTacgcggtgcggcggtgggAAGAGACGGggctcgcgcagctgctcaaggacgctgcggcgcgccagGTCGTTCTGGCGGGCGGCAGTGCCGGTGCGATCTGCTGGTTCACCTCTGGCCACAGCGACTCCGCAGACCCCGCAACGTACCTGCAGCCGTCGTtgaagagggcggcgctgaagatGGGCCTGATCCCGCAAGATCAGATCTCCAAGACCGAGGCAGAACTCGCGGATCTCAGCACCTCCTGGTCCTACATCCGCGTGCGTGGCCTCAACATTCTGCCGGGGATGCTGTGCCCCCACTTTGATGTAACTCAAGGCAACGGCGTACGACGTGAGGAGGACTTCACCAAAATGCTGAAGCGGCACCCGACCGAGCGGGGCATCGGCGTGGATAACTGGGCGCTGCTCATCCTGAAGGGCGACGGCACGTACGAGAGTGCCGCGCTGCCTGGCAAGACCCGTGTCGCGACCCCAGGCAATGCCTCGCCCACTGCAACGGTACCCGGCATCTTTGTCCTGGATGTGGTAGACGGTGCtatccagcagcgccgcgtgccCACGACGGGGCAACTGTCGGATCTCCTGCGAGAGCCGGCGGGGCCAGCGGTGCTGGATCCGTTTGAGCGTTTCCACGCCATGGAAAACCCGACGTCGTCGTCCGGGTCTCTGATGCAGCGTTGA
- a CDS encoding surface antigen-like protein, translated as MAQRARRLSMAVLMAFVVCVLLFAGGVTRAALTAAQNSITAEFLRSFAVSIPGLASVWTGDDWCTWPYVSCNSDTSITVIIDNAGFTGSLPELNVAGDSANIAVTEIALTNMDIGGGFKNSWGGLKKVRVLNFTNTNLFGTIPVSWNAMRSLQTVILRNSSACGSLPRWTLPSLKNIDVSNNLLRGSMPNTLGYIAGLQNVSLVGNNFCGCTPPSWVSRVLTSALFQAMGSAPYEPNCRPPINCDSEGAKCSRDAPQYRDAAAAPSCMVVAVLTVVLTLVCNFSV; from the coding sequence ATGGCCCAGCGAGCTCGTCGTCTGAGCATGGCCGTACTGATGGCCTTTGTCGTGTGCGTCTTGCTCTTTGCCGGTGGCGTGACGCGTGCGGCTCTCACGGCAGCGCAAAACTCCATCACCGCCGAGTTTCTGCGGTCCTTCGCGGTCTCGATACCTGGCCTGGCGAGTGTGTGGACGGGGGATGATTGGTGCACTTGGCCGTACGTCAGCTGCAACTCCGACACGAGCATCACAGTTATCATCGACAATGCTGGGTTCACCGGCAGCCTTCCAGAGCTGAATGTGGCGGGCGACAGCGCCAATATCGCGGTCACCGAGATTGCCTTGACGAACATGGACATCGGGGGCGGGTTCAAGAACAGCTGGGGAGGCCTCAAGAAGGTGCGTGTTCTCAACTTCACGAACACCAACCTGTTTGGTACCATTCCCGTGAGCTGGAACGCGATGCGCTCGCTGCAGACGGTCATCCTGAGAAATTccagcgcgtgcggcagCCTGCCGAGGTggacgctgccgtcgctgaaGAACATTGATGTGTCGAACAACCTGCTGCGCGGTTCGATGCCGAACACGCTGGGCTATATCGCCGGCCTGCAGAATGTCAGTCTCGTGGGCAATAACTTCTGTGGCTGCACCCCGCCGTCCTGGGTGTCCCGGGTACTCACCAGCGCACTCTTCCAGGCGATGGGCTCAGCACCCTACGAGCCTAACTGCAGGCCCCCCATCAACTGCGACTCCGAAGGTGCCAAGTGCTCCCGCGACGCTCCACAGTAccgcgatgccgccgccgccccatCATGCATGGTGGTAGCCGTGTTGACTGTGGTCCTGACTCTCGTGTGCAACTTTTCCGTGTAG